The proteins below are encoded in one region of Maribacter aestuarii:
- the murG gene encoding undecaprenyldiphospho-muramoylpentapeptide beta-N-acetylglucosaminyltransferase: MGNYRFILSGGGTGGHIYPAIAIANELEKRHPEAEFLFVGAKDRMEMEKVPQAGYKIEGLWITGLQRKLTLKNLMFPIKLISSLIKASKIVSRVKPHAVIGTGGFASGPLLRIASGRGIPCLLQEQNSYAGITNKLLKDRVAKICVAYDGMEKFFPKEKLVKTGNPVRADLVEMMVPKSEALTFFGLQSNKKTLLVIGGSLGSKRINELVEAELTYLKNLNIQILWQCGKGYIETYEKYNADDVKVYAYLNNMDFAYTVADFIISRAGAGAVSELCIVGKPTVFIPSPTVAEDHQTKNALALVKENAAVMIREKDLEQDFEKEFSQVFASVELQKELSNNMKTLALPNATKDIVDEIEKLLNSK; the protein is encoded by the coding sequence GTGGGCAATTATAGGTTCATACTTTCCGGAGGGGGAACTGGAGGGCATATTTATCCGGCGATAGCCATAGCCAATGAATTGGAAAAAAGACATCCTGAGGCGGAATTCCTATTCGTAGGAGCAAAAGATAGAATGGAAATGGAGAAGGTGCCGCAAGCGGGTTATAAAATAGAAGGATTGTGGATCACGGGGTTACAAAGGAAACTAACCCTTAAAAATTTAATGTTTCCGATAAAATTGATAAGTAGTTTGATAAAAGCATCTAAAATAGTATCCCGAGTTAAACCCCATGCCGTCATTGGTACGGGAGGGTTTGCGAGCGGTCCACTTTTAAGGATTGCTTCGGGTAGGGGTATTCCATGCTTATTGCAAGAACAAAACTCCTATGCGGGTATCACTAACAAATTACTTAAGGATCGGGTGGCAAAAATTTGTGTAGCCTACGATGGAATGGAAAAGTTTTTCCCCAAGGAGAAATTGGTGAAGACTGGGAACCCGGTAAGGGCCGATTTGGTAGAAATGATGGTGCCCAAAAGCGAAGCGTTGACGTTTTTCGGGTTGCAATCAAATAAGAAAACCCTTTTGGTGATTGGTGGTAGTCTAGGGTCAAAACGCATCAATGAACTCGTAGAAGCCGAGCTCACTTATTTAAAAAACCTCAATATTCAAATTTTATGGCAATGTGGCAAAGGTTACATTGAAACCTATGAAAAATATAATGCTGATGACGTAAAGGTTTATGCTTACTTGAACAATATGGACTTTGCTTACACCGTAGCCGATTTTATTATTTCTAGGGCCGGGGCGGGAGCAGTTTCTGAATTGTGTATCGTAGGAAAACCTACCGTCTTTATTCCATCACCGACTGTGGCAGAAGACCATCAAACGAAAAACGCGCTGGCCTTGGTTAAGGAAAATGCAGCCGTAATGATACGGGAGAAGGATTTGGAGCAGGACTTTGAAAAGGAATTCAGCCAAGTATTCGCATCGGTAGAATTACAGAAAGAACTATCCAACAATATGAAGACTTTGGCACTGCCCAATGCGACAAAAGATATTGTTGACGAGATTGAAAAACTACTGAATAGCAAGTAG
- a CDS encoding FtsW/RodA/SpoVE family cell cycle protein: protein MLKLFKNINGDKAIWAVVALLALFSFLPVYSASSNLVYVVGNGTTIGHLVKHAVLLFMGFGIIYGIHKVPTHFFKGLSLIAMPIVLVLLVFVLAQGTTSGETNASRWIRIPFVGFGFQPSNLAAVVVMIYVARYLSKIKDVKVTFKESILPLWMPVFFVVVLILPANFSTAAIVFCMVLMLCFLGGYPIKYLIGIVGTGILCLTLFILTAKAAPELFPNRVDTWMSRIDSFSNPEDTEGTYQIEKAKIAIATGGIVGKGAGKSVQKNFLPQSSSDFIYAIIVEEYGLIGGFALMFFYLFLLFRIVVVANGCEKIFSKLLVLGVGLPIVFQALINMAVAVELFPVTGQNLPLISSGGTSSWMTCLAIGIILSASNKNLAKSKRSKSGIDETNPLEVLSGQL, encoded by the coding sequence GTGCTGAAATTATTTAAAAATATAAATGGAGATAAGGCTATCTGGGCAGTGGTTGCTTTGTTAGCCCTATTTTCATTTTTGCCCGTGTACAGTGCCAGTAGCAATTTGGTCTATGTAGTAGGTAACGGGACCACTATTGGGCATTTGGTTAAACATGCCGTTTTACTGTTTATGGGCTTTGGGATAATTTATGGGATTCATAAAGTGCCTACGCATTTTTTCAAGGGCCTTTCTTTAATAGCTATGCCCATAGTTTTGGTGCTGCTTGTATTCGTTTTGGCACAAGGCACTACCAGTGGAGAGACCAATGCTAGCCGTTGGATTCGAATTCCGTTTGTTGGTTTTGGTTTTCAGCCTTCGAACCTGGCAGCTGTCGTAGTCATGATCTATGTAGCCAGATATTTATCCAAAATTAAGGACGTAAAGGTGACGTTCAAAGAAAGCATTTTGCCCTTGTGGATGCCTGTTTTTTTTGTGGTGGTGTTGATACTTCCCGCCAATTTTTCTACTGCTGCCATTGTCTTTTGTATGGTTTTGATGCTTTGTTTTTTGGGTGGATACCCCATTAAATATTTAATAGGAATAGTAGGTACTGGAATACTTTGCTTGACCTTGTTTATTCTAACGGCGAAGGCTGCTCCGGAACTTTTCCCCAATAGAGTGGATACTTGGATGAGCCGTATCGACAGTTTTTCTAATCCTGAGGATACGGAGGGAACCTATCAAATAGAGAAAGCCAAAATTGCAATTGCCACTGGAGGTATTGTGGGCAAGGGAGCCGGAAAGAGCGTACAGAAGAATTTTTTACCCCAGAGCTCTTCGGATTTTATTTATGCCATCATTGTTGAGGAGTACGGTCTGATTGGTGGTTTCGCCCTGATGTTCTTTTACCTCTTTTTATTGTTCAGGATTGTGGTGGTCGCGAACGGATGCGAAAAGATTTTCAGCAAGCTATTGGTGCTAGGTGTAGGGCTACCCATAGTTTTTCAGGCACTGATTAATATGGCGGTGGCCGTGGAATTGTTTCCAGTGACCGGACAAAATTTGCCGCTCATAAGTAGTGGCGGTACCTCTAGCTGGATGACCTGTCTGGCCATCGGAATAATATTAAGTGCAAGCAATAAAAACCTGGCTAAAAGTAAACGTAGCAAATCCGGAATAGATGAGACCAACCCTTTAGAAGTTTTAAGTGGGCAATTATAG
- the murD gene encoding UDP-N-acetylmuramoyl-L-alanine--D-glutamate ligase gives MKRLVILGGGESGVGTAILGKKKGYQIFLSDKGKIKEKYKNVLEHFGIDWEEEKHTEARILEADVVMKSPGIPDTVPLVKQLEAKGIPVISEIEFASRYTDARIIGITGSNGKTTTTMLTNHLLKGGNLNVGMAGNIGDSYAKMVAENDFDYYVLEISSFQLDGIVEFRPEIAVITNITPDHLDRYDYKFENYIASKFRIAENQTASDYLIYDADDEVIVKWLHDNPVKSKLMPFSLKETYEEGAYIENEKIIIRTTIDTIEMTTDALALEGQHNLKNTMAAATIAKLLGIRKETIRDCISNFQGAPHRLEKVLKIHHVQYINDSKATNVNATYYALDSMKTPTVWIVGGVDKGNEYKELMPLVREKVKAIICLGLDNSKIKETFGNVVDLMVETFAMEEAVKVAYKIAERGDTVLLSPACASFDLFDNYEDRGNQFKNCIKNL, from the coding sequence ATGAAAAGATTGGTCATTCTTGGCGGAGGAGAAAGTGGAGTTGGTACGGCCATCTTGGGAAAAAAGAAAGGATATCAAATATTTCTTTCCGATAAAGGGAAGATTAAAGAAAAGTATAAAAACGTTCTTGAACATTTTGGAATTGATTGGGAAGAGGAAAAACACACTGAGGCTCGAATATTAGAGGCGGATGTAGTGATGAAAAGCCCGGGAATACCTGATACTGTGCCCTTGGTAAAACAGTTGGAGGCAAAAGGAATACCGGTAATTTCGGAGATTGAATTTGCTTCACGGTATACGGACGCTAGAATCATTGGAATAACCGGTAGTAACGGTAAGACCACTACCACTATGCTCACCAACCACTTGTTGAAAGGTGGAAACTTAAATGTAGGCATGGCAGGAAATATTGGGGACAGTTACGCCAAGATGGTAGCTGAAAACGATTTCGACTACTACGTTTTGGAAATCAGCAGTTTTCAGTTGGATGGTATCGTAGAATTTAGACCAGAAATAGCCGTGATAACCAATATCACCCCGGATCATTTAGATCGGTACGATTACAAGTTTGAAAATTATATAGCCTCCAAGTTTCGCATTGCGGAGAATCAAACTGCCTCCGATTATCTGATCTATGATGCCGACGATGAAGTAATCGTAAAGTGGCTCCATGATAACCCTGTCAAATCCAAACTGATGCCATTTTCTTTAAAGGAAACTTATGAAGAAGGTGCTTACATAGAGAATGAAAAAATAATAATTAGAACAACAATTGACACTATAGAAATGACAACAGACGCTTTGGCCCTTGAAGGACAACACAATTTAAAGAATACCATGGCGGCGGCCACTATCGCAAAGCTCTTGGGTATCCGAAAGGAAACCATTAGGGATTGTATCTCCAATTTCCAAGGAGCACCGCATAGGCTAGAAAAAGTCTTGAAGATTCACCATGTACAATACATCAATGATTCCAAGGCTACCAATGTGAATGCGACATACTACGCGCTGGATAGCATGAAGACACCAACGGTTTGGATTGTTGGGGGTGTGGATAAAGGAAATGAATACAAAGAGTTGATGCCGCTAGTGCGTGAAAAGGTAAAAGCGATCATTTGTTTGGGTTTGGATAATTCCAAGATTAAGGAGACTTTCGGAAATGTGGTGGATTTGATGGTGGAGACCTTTGCCATGGAAGAAGCAGTGAAAGTCGCGTATAAAATTGCGGAACGTGGGGATACCGTATTGCTTTCCCCGGCCTGTGCAAGTTTCGACTTGTTCGATAACTATGAGGACCGAGGAAACCAATTTAAAAATTGTATAAAGAATTTATAG